One Bacteroidota bacterium genomic window carries:
- a CDS encoding gliding motility-associated C-terminal domain-containing protein, whose translation MKMIFTTKSALLSIALVFISLLQVSGQITGTIDDDTVSCTVNRARIVATVTSGTGPFNYTLFQGFLGGPILQQSLNDPNPVHNFDNIPAGTYYVAIDNGSLTGGSITVTEVKTVALTVLETIVTKKLSCPEGSDANLLAQVRGGNPPYTYLWSPGGETTPNKNGVGRGTYTVIVNDSYNCGTLATKYDLIFDELHDSFPTTLVSGTIAIASLQVCINSTPAPFTSSVAASGGWTFTYQWQRNSATLGTWTDVPGATSATFTESIPLTENTQYRRAAISGEGCGTVYSNILSITVNPLPILYDVSGGGNYCSGGAGVPVGLSNSQSGINYQLYRGAVAVGSPVSGAGSAISFGNQTVAGTYTVTGTNGTTSCTATMNGSATITIDPLPTAFNVTGGGSYCSGGTGISVGLSGSEAGMNYQLFVGAAPVGAAIAGTGAALDFGLQTAAGTYTVTSTNTITSCVATMTGSAIISINPLPTAFDMTGGGAYCSGGAGVAVGLSGSQSGVNYQLYRDGLPVGGAVPGTGSALGFGSQTVAGTYTAVATNPTTTCVANMNGSVAVTINPLPNLFNITGGGSYCSGGAGVPIGIDGSQIGVNYRLYRGASQVGPARAGTGLPITFPNQTVAGTYRVRAINPTTGCILFMNGTVDVIVNPLPTAYNVTGGGSYCTGGTGVNVGLANSAIGTDYQLLRDGTPVGAPLAGTGGALSYGLQTVAGTYTITATITATGCSGPMTGSAIISINPLPAVFDVTGGGSYCSGGAGMPVGLSNSENGINYQLYRGAVAVGSPVSGTGAAISFGNQTTAGTYTVVATNATTTCTSNMNGSAVVSIDPLPTSYNVTGGGSFCSGGAGVIVGLSGSDAGIDYQLYLGAAAIGTPVSGTGAALNFGNQTTAGTYTVQATNTLTSCTSIMSGSAIVSINPLPTAFNVTGGGAYCSGGTGVAVGLSGSEININYQLYLDGNPVGGTIPGTGLAISFGNQTLAGTYTVIATNTITTCVANMNGSAVVSINPLPTAFNVTGGGAYCSGGAGVLVGLDGSEASVNYQLYLGAAPTGSPVAGTGAAISFGNQTSAGTYTVVATNGTTSCIANMNGNAVVSINPNPTVYAVTGGGSYCSGGTGVNVGLNGSDLGTDYQLYIDGIASGAAIAGTGASLSFGLQTTAGTYTVTATITATSCTSPMSGSAVISINPLPTIFNVTGGGSYCSGGTGVAVGLSGSEASVNYQLYRDGIPVGSVVSGTGLAISFGNQTTAGNYTVVATNSVTSCTSNMNGSVAVTIDPLPLAFNLTGGGSYCSGGAGVPVGLSGSEAGVNYQLYRGAAAIGAPLAGTGAALNFGNQTLAGTYTVRATNALTSCLATMTGNAVISINPLPTVFSMTGGGSYCSGGAGVNVGLSSSQNGVNYQLYVDGNPVGGSVPGSGVAISFGNQTTAGTYTAVATNALTGCISNMSGTAVVTIDPLPLVFNVTGGGSYCLGGAGVLVGLDGSEAGVNYQLYLGAAPTGSPVAGNGAAISFGSQTAAGTYTAVATNGTTTCIANMGGNAIVSINPLPTAYNVSGGGSYCSGGIGVPVGLTNSDLGTDYQLYLDGVPVGPAVPGTGGVLSFGDQSLTGTYTVIATITATGCTSNMTGSAVITIDPLPIAFNVTGGGGYCSGGFGLPVDLDGSEAGVNYQLYLDGIATGFPISGTGFAISFGDQLLPGTYTIGAINATTGCSALMNGSTIISINPLPAATASNNGPVCEGNTLSLFGGVNPANSYSWSGPLGFSSTDQNPLVSLSATTSMSGDYTVTVTDLNSCTNNATTSVVVDPAPLVDAGNDTAICNSDIVTVNGASIVGGTLDRWRTSGDGTFDNANILNPVYTPGILDRAAGSVTLYLDVNGFGTCGLFTDSLLVTIPSPVQPAIGEPAPFYIAPSTAMEVCITTSGHQRNIDMGYYLIAPDGLTTITLATAPMEINFTTPCVPASTGNPGDAIDLCFTNNPADPLLNICADPRPLTGDHLAEGNWSALYGLNPAQGGWTVMIKDTANNRPTIDDGAIIEASVSFADIALATGLLKTVDHNSGAINVPIIELTNNKVMLVRDLTVSCFGECDAQAIVTVLGGTQPYVTYSWSPLPASGNGADTVNLCAGTYNLTVTDALGCSGSTSVNVLEPPQISITSLSYPDSLQCNGDSTGVVVVKASGGTGLLTYTLQPGNIPSASADSGLFNALPAGSYTLQVTDASGCQIDSNLVIAQPNAISIDTAYIRDPINCFGDTTASIVVSAIGGRAPYTYLLEPAMVSNDSGIFVNLSAGNYVVRVTDQFGCQGDTAAISITQPSDLEADTILIEPIACFGELATIRVVVQEGTPAYEVSVDSMNTWIPTNDTAVFGGLTAGNYYIYLRDANGCSDSTGTVIITEPTAIQITSLNYTDSLLCSADTNGTIVVKATGGTGSLTYLLQPGNIPSASADSGLFINLGANIYTAQVIDSLGCLADSIVQIWGPSILELDTTYISAGISCFGDTVGEITAIASGGTLPYTYVLFPNLDTNNTGIFNNLGANTYFVKVYDARGCDTLTSSPLSLTVPSPLVIDTLMAMPIACFGDNTPLSAVASGGSEPYDISLTLIGFTTTQSGFNSGDTALFTGFAGMNYIRVVDAAGCSAEDSILILEPASALIFDSILTTPVTGCSDSANGTIRAYVSGGWGAYQYSRDGTIYTPSNTFIKLTQGNYTIYVTDSLGCSITSTIQTISGPSPLVANAIVQDAVGETPGSITFMSMGGTPPYTYWIGATYLPDSLRTYVSDPLFDSLNAGTYFVAVRDANGCTDEDVATISLVSLQVELEFTCAYINGPLIEISILNGSAPIAVLDSNLSTSVVNLYTNIFDNPYYMAVDTGWHKIRVSDAFLYFDTTLYVTYPIIDTVLITPKTCSALGFDGNPTWDGAAEVVVNGGTANKFYRLDVHNPSGVPIIGYQNNHTGIFTDLGQYNWYNVVVVDDQLCQDSISYRDIQMMYARYVQVSGLYNDTTVCKYNQLELFAGYSYPTAFPTQKYSVSATWAPDTAFIDFNNDNRTPSATALILEDSITITLRLEQTEVAECMLIDSIKIKTFEAVDIPYSLGQSAGFGIDSETGEILATVGAQINVSMDSAYWHTDILEVLPDSLVKGNKVNPVFNPPNAPHEYTIFAPNDSTAFFAIMITEDGCSETDTIIIDVRPVIESDSLYNVFTPNGDGHNDTWVIPHVHLYTDAEVEIFNRWGQLVYYRKGYGSDTSNEWDGKSMKNGKELPLGTYFFIIKPNDGQTETLTGTVTIIR comes from the coding sequence ATGAAAATGATATTTACCACAAAGTCCGCACTACTTTCGATAGCGTTGGTTTTTATTTCGTTGCTTCAAGTAAGTGGTCAAATTACGGGCACCATTGATGATGATACTGTTTCCTGCACAGTAAATAGGGCCAGAATTGTGGCTACAGTGACATCCGGAACTGGACCTTTCAATTATACATTGTTTCAGGGATTTCTTGGAGGTCCTATTCTTCAACAATCATTAAACGATCCAAACCCTGTACATAATTTCGATAATATACCTGCCGGAACCTATTATGTTGCCATAGATAATGGTTCTCTAACTGGCGGTAGTATTACCGTTACTGAAGTTAAAACTGTTGCCCTTACCGTACTCGAAACCATTGTAACCAAAAAACTTTCCTGTCCCGAAGGCAGCGATGCCAATCTGTTGGCACAAGTAAGAGGTGGCAACCCACCTTATACATATTTGTGGTCGCCCGGGGGAGAAACTACCCCAAATAAAAACGGCGTAGGCCGTGGCACCTATACGGTAATCGTAAACGATTCCTACAATTGCGGTACCCTGGCCACCAAATACGACCTTATTTTCGACGAACTGCACGACAGCTTTCCTACAACCTTAGTATCCGGTACGATCGCCATAGCCTCACTACAGGTTTGCATAAACTCTACCCCTGCACCCTTCACCAGCAGTGTAGCCGCTTCAGGAGGATGGACTTTCACCTACCAGTGGCAAAGAAACTCTGCCACTTTAGGCACATGGACCGACGTACCCGGAGCCACTTCAGCCACTTTTACCGAATCCATCCCTTTAACAGAAAATACCCAATACCGCAGGGCAGCTATTTCAGGAGAAGGCTGCGGTACAGTATATTCCAACATATTATCGATTACTGTAAATCCGCTACCAATTCTGTATGATGTGTCCGGAGGTGGAAATTACTGTTCCGGCGGAGCAGGAGTACCGGTGGGTCTTAGTAACAGTCAGAGTGGAATCAATTACCAGCTTTACAGAGGCGCTGTGGCAGTCGGAAGTCCGGTAAGCGGAGCGGGGTCAGCCATCAGCTTTGGTAATCAAACCGTAGCAGGAACCTATACAGTTACCGGAACAAACGGTACAACTTCTTGTACTGCCACCATGAACGGCAGTGCTACCATCACCATCGATCCTCTACCAACAGCATTCAATGTGACTGGCGGTGGAAGTTATTGTTCGGGTGGCACAGGTATCTCAGTTGGACTAAGCGGAAGCGAAGCCGGCATGAACTATCAACTTTTTGTAGGAGCCGCTCCGGTTGGAGCCGCTATTGCAGGTACAGGAGCCGCCCTTGATTTTGGCTTGCAAACTGCTGCAGGAACTTATACTGTTACCTCAACCAATACCATCACAAGTTGTGTTGCTACCATGACAGGTAGTGCAATCATAAGCATTAATCCCTTGCCCACCGCATTTGATATGACCGGTGGTGGAGCCTATTGCAGCGGTGGTGCCGGTGTAGCAGTGGGACTAAGCGGGAGTCAGTCGGGAGTAAATTATCAGCTCTATCGCGATGGTTTGCCAGTAGGTGGTGCTGTACCCGGAACCGGTTCAGCACTTGGCTTCGGTAGCCAGACAGTGGCAGGTACTTATACCGCCGTGGCAACAAATCCAACCACAACCTGCGTGGCCAACATGAATGGAAGTGTGGCAGTAACCATAAATCCTCTACCTAATCTTTTCAACATAACCGGAGGGGGTTCTTATTGTAGCGGTGGAGCAGGCGTACCTATTGGCATTGACGGAAGCCAGATTGGAGTAAACTACAGGCTATATCGCGGAGCATCGCAAGTAGGTCCAGCCCGCGCAGGAACCGGTTTGCCCATCACCTTCCCGAACCAAACCGTAGCAGGCACTTACCGTGTAAGGGCTATCAACCCAACAACCGGTTGTATTTTGTTTATGAACGGAACGGTAGATGTAATCGTCAACCCATTACCCACAGCTTATAACGTTACCGGTGGTGGAAGCTACTGCACAGGCGGAACAGGCGTGAACGTTGGTCTTGCCAACAGCGCCATAGGAACAGATTACCAACTTTTGCGGGATGGAACCCCGGTTGGAGCGCCCCTTGCAGGAACAGGTGGAGCTCTTAGCTATGGCCTGCAAACTGTAGCAGGTACTTATACCATCACTGCCACCATCACAGCAACGGGATGTTCAGGCCCTATGACTGGAAGTGCGATTATAAGCATTAACCCCTTGCCAGCAGTTTTTGATGTAACCGGAGGAGGAAGTTATTGTTCCGGTGGAGCAGGCATGCCTGTTGGATTAAGCAACAGCGAAAATGGAATAAACTATCAACTTTACCGAGGTGCTGTCGCGGTGGGTTCTCCGGTTAGCGGAACCGGTGCTGCCATCAGTTTTGGCAACCAGACAACAGCAGGCACATATACTGTGGTAGCAACCAATGCCACCACTACTTGTACTTCTAATATGAACGGCAGTGCCGTTGTTAGTATCGACCCTTTACCTACATCGTATAATGTTACCGGTGGTGGAAGTTTCTGCTCCGGTGGTGCAGGGGTAATCGTTGGTCTTAGCGGAAGCGATGCCGGAATCGATTACCAATTGTACCTTGGTGCAGCAGCCATTGGAACTCCAGTATCAGGAACTGGTGCTGCTCTAAATTTTGGAAATCAGACCACTGCTGGTACCTACACCGTGCAGGCAACAAATACACTTACCAGCTGTACTTCCATAATGAGTGGCAGTGCCATAGTGAGCATCAACCCCTTGCCAACTGCTTTTAATGTTACCGGTGGAGGCGCCTATTGCTCCGGTGGAACAGGAGTGGCCGTTGGTTTAAGTGGAAGCGAAATCAACATTAATTACCAGTTATACCTCGATGGCAATCCGGTTGGAGGAACAATACCAGGAACGGGTCTTGCCATCAGCTTTGGAAATCAAACCCTTGCAGGAACCTATACGGTAATTGCAACAAATACAATTACTACTTGTGTAGCCAACATGAATGGCAGTGCCGTGGTAAGCATCAATCCATTGCCAACTGCATTTAATGTCACCGGAGGTGGTGCCTATTGCTCAGGCGGAGCAGGCGTGCTTGTTGGCCTCGATGGCAGTGAAGCAAGTGTAAACTATCAGCTTTACCTTGGTGCCGCCCCCACAGGAAGTCCTGTTGCCGGTACAGGTGCAGCCATCAGTTTTGGAAACCAGACATCAGCAGGTACTTACACCGTAGTAGCCACAAACGGCACTACAAGTTGTATTGCCAACATGAACGGTAATGCGGTTGTAAGCATCAATCCCAATCCAACTGTGTATGCTGTTACCGGTGGAGGAAGCTATTGCTCCGGTGGAACTGGTGTAAACGTGGGACTTAATGGCAGCGATTTAGGAACCGACTACCAGCTTTACATCGATGGCATAGCCTCTGGAGCTGCCATAGCAGGAACAGGAGCCAGCCTCAGTTTTGGCCTTCAAACTACAGCCGGAACCTACACTGTTACTGCAACCATCACAGCTACATCATGCACAAGCCCCATGTCGGGCAGTGCCGTCATAAGTATCAATCCGCTTCCTACTATCTTTAATGTAACTGGAGGAGGTAGCTATTGCTCCGGAGGAACCGGCGTAGCCGTTGGTTTGAGTGGCAGTGAAGCCAGTGTGAATTACCAACTCTACCGCGATGGCATACCCGTCGGAAGTGTAGTGAGCGGAACCGGCCTGGCCATCAGCTTTGGCAACCAGACTACAGCTGGAAATTATACCGTTGTAGCCACTAACTCTGTTACCAGTTGTACCAGCAACATGAATGGAAGTGTAGCTGTAACAATCGATCCTCTGCCATTAGCCTTCAACCTTACCGGTGGTGGCAGTTATTGTTCAGGTGGTGCCGGAGTACCCGTAGGACTCAGTGGCAGTGAAGCCGGTGTCAATTACCAACTCTACAGAGGGGCAGCTGCAATTGGTGCTCCTTTGGCTGGTACCGGAGCAGCCCTTAATTTCGGAAACCAGACCCTTGCTGGTACTTATACTGTAAGGGCAACCAACGCACTTACCTCTTGTCTTGCTACCATGACAGGCAATGCTGTAATATCCATCAATCCTTTGCCCACTGTATTCAGTATGACAGGTGGTGGAAGCTATTGCTCTGGAGGAGCTGGAGTGAATGTAGGACTCAGCAGCAGCCAGAATGGGGTTAATTACCAGCTTTATGTCGATGGCAACCCGGTTGGTGGTAGTGTACCCGGCAGCGGTGTGGCCATTAGCTTTGGCAACCAAACAACAGCAGGAACTTATACCGCTGTAGCTACAAACGCTTTAACAGGCTGTATTTCGAATATGAGCGGCACAGCCGTGGTAACCATAGACCCTCTGCCCCTTGTATTTAATGTAACTGGCGGTGGAAGCTATTGCTTAGGCGGAGCAGGCGTGCTTGTTGGCCTCGATGGCAGTGAAGCAGGCGTAAATTATCAGCTTTACCTGGGTGCTGCGCCCACAGGAAGTCCTGTTGCCGGTAACGGTGCAGCCATCAGCTTTGGAAGCCAGACAGCAGCAGGTACTTACACCGCAGTAGCCACCAATGGCACTACTACTTGTATTGCCAACATGGGCGGTAATGCCATCGTGAGTATCAACCCTTTGCCAACTGCCTATAATGTAAGCGGTGGAGGAAGTTATTGCTCGGGTGGAATTGGTGTGCCTGTTGGACTCACAAACAGCGACTTGGGAACCGATTATCAGCTTTATCTTGATGGTGTACCCGTTGGACCAGCAGTGCCTGGCACAGGAGGTGTACTTAGCTTTGGCGACCAATCTTTGACCGGAACCTATACGGTGATTGCTACTATCACAGCCACCGGTTGTACATCTAATATGACCGGAAGTGCGGTGATTACCATCGATCCGCTACCCATTGCCTTTAACGTAACTGGCGGTGGCGGCTATTGCTCAGGTGGTTTTGGTCTTCCGGTAGATTTAGACGGAAGCGAAGCGGGAGTGAATTACCAACTTTACCTCGATGGCATTGCCACCGGATTCCCCATTAGTGGAACCGGCTTTGCGATTAGTTTTGGCGATCAGCTTTTACCTGGCACCTATACCATTGGCGCTATAAATGCCACAACAGGTTGCAGCGCCCTGATGAATGGAAGTACCATTATCTCTATTAACCCCTTGCCTGCTGCAACAGCCTCTAACAATGGCCCAGTATGCGAAGGCAACACCCTTAGTCTATTTGGTGGCGTCAATCCGGCTAATTCTTATAGCTGGAGCGGACCTCTTGGTTTTAGCTCAACCGATCAAAACCCATTGGTTTCGTTGTCTGCCACCACCAGCATGAGTGGCGATTATACAGTCACTGTAACCGATCTAAATAGTTGCACCAACAATGCCACAACAAGTGTAGTAGTTGATCCGGCGCCACTTGTAGACGCGGGCAATGATACTGCCATTTGTAACAGCGATATAGTAACAGTGAACGGAGCCTCCATCGTCGGTGGAACCCTCGATCGCTGGAGAACATCAGGCGACGGTACTTTCGACAACGCCAACATCCTTAATCCGGTTTATACTCCGGGTATACTTGACAGAGCAGCAGGATCGGTAACACTTTACCTCGATGTGAACGGATTTGGAACCTGCGGATTGTTTACCGATTCCTTGTTGGTAACCATCCCCAGTCCGGTTCAGCCTGCCATTGGCGAACCTGCGCCTTTCTATATTGCCCCTTCCACAGCCATGGAGGTATGTATTACTACCAGCGGTCACCAGCGAAACATCGACATGGGCTATTACCTTATTGCTCCCGATGGATTAACCACGATAACCCTGGCTACTGCTCCCATGGAGATCAATTTTACTACGCCTTGCGTTCCTGCCTCAACCGGCAACCCTGGCGATGCCATTGACCTTTGCTTTACAAACAATCCTGCCGATCCGTTACTGAATATATGTGCCGACCCCCGTCCGCTTACCGGAGACCATTTGGCCGAAGGAAACTGGTCTGCACTGTATGGCCTCAATCCGGCACAAGGCGGTTGGACTGTAATGATTAAAGACACTGCCAACAACAGGCCCACCATTGACGATGGCGCCATTATCGAAGCTTCTGTATCCTTTGCCGACATTGCACTGGCAACCGGACTTCTTAAGACGGTCGATCATAATTCAGGCGCGATAAATGTACCTATTATCGAGCTGACAAATAACAAAGTTATGTTGGTGCGCGATTTAACCGTAAGCTGTTTTGGCGAATGCGATGCACAAGCCATTGTAACTGTTCTCGGAGGAACCCAGCCTTATGTGACTTATAGTTGGTCACCCCTGCCAGCAAGTGGCAACGGTGCCGATACCGTAAATCTTTGTGCCGGAACCTATAACCTTACTGTTACCGATGCATTGGGATGTAGCGGCAGCACCAGCGTAAACGTACTGGAACCACCACAAATTTCGATTACCAGTCTTAGCTATCCGGACAGCCTTCAATGTAATGGCGATTCGACCGGAGTAGTGGTAGTGAAAGCTTCCGGAGGAACAGGACTACTTACTTACACCCTGCAACCGGGCAACATACCTTCTGCTTCCGCCGATAGCGGTTTGTTCAATGCCCTACCGGCAGGCAGTTATACGCTACAGGTTACGGATGCTTCCGGATGCCAGATAGACAGCAACCTTGTCATAGCCCAGCCCAATGCCATCAGCATTGACACTGCTTATATAAGGGATCCGATAAACTGCTTTGGCGATACCACTGCAAGCATAGTTGTATCGGCTATTGGTGGCAGAGCACCTTATACCTACCTTCTTGAACCAGCCATGGTAAGCAACGATTCAGGAATATTTGTAAACCTGAGTGCCGGTAACTATGTAGTAAGGGTTACCGACCAGTTTGGATGCCAGGGCGATACCGCTGCAATAAGCATTACCCAGCCTTCCGATCTGGAAGCAGATACCATACTGATTGAACCCATAGCATGTTTTGGCGAACTGGCCACCATCCGCGTGGTGGTGCAAGAAGGTACACCCGCTTATGAAGTCTCTGTCGACAGCATGAACACATGGATTCCTACTAACGATACAGCCGTATTCGGAGGTCTAACCGCGGGTAACTATTACATCTACCTGCGCGATGCCAATGGATGCAGCGATTCTACAGGTACTGTAATAATTACTGAACCAACCGCCATTCAAATTACAAGCCTCAACTATACCGATAGCCTTCTTTGCAGCGCAGATACCAATGGAACAATTGTGGTAAAAGCTACAGGCGGCACAGGATCGTTGACTTATCTTCTGCAACCGGGCAATATACCTTCTGCTTCGGCCGATTCCGGATTGTTTATCAACCTGGGAGCTAACATATATACTGCTCAGGTAATCGATAGCCTCGGATGCCTGGCCGACAGCATTGTACAAATCTGGGGTCCTTCAATTCTGGAGCTTGATACAACTTATATCTCAGCTGGTATTTCATGTTTTGGCGATACAGTGGGTGAAATTACGGCAATAGCTTCCGGAGGAACTTTGCCTTATACTTATGTTTTATTCCCCAATCTGGATACCAACAACACCGGTATCTTCAATAACCTTGGAGCCAATACTTACTTTGTGAAGGTATACGATGCCCGTGGTTGCGATACCCTCACAAGCAGCCCATTGTCACTGACTGTTCCATCGCCATTGGTAATCGATACCCTTATGGCTATGCCTATCGCATGTTTCGGCGACAATACACCATTGTCGGCTGTGGCTTCAGGTGGCAGCGAACCTTACGATATAAGTCTTACTTTAATTGGATTTACAACTACTCAAAGTGGTTTCAACTCTGGCGATACTGCTTTATTTACAGGTTTTGCAGGCATGAATTACATAAGAGTGGTCGATGCCGCTGGCTGTTCTGCAGAAGACTCTATACTGATTCTTGAGCCAGCTTCAGCGTTGATATTCGATAGCATTCTTACAACACCTGTTACCGGTTGCTCCGATAGTGCCAATGGTACCATTCGTGCCTATGTTTCAGGTGGCTGGGGTGCTTATCAGTATTCGAGAGATGGAACAATCTACACCCCCTCTAATACTTTTATCAAACTTACTCAGGGCAACTACACCATTTATGTTACCGACAGTTTGGGATGCAGCATCACCAGCACCATACAGACAATTAGCGGGCCTTCGCCGCTGGTAGCCAACGCCATTGTGCAGGATGCGGTGGGCGAAACCCCCGGAAGCATTACCTTTATGTCGATGGGAGGTACTCCGCCTTACACTTATTGGATAGGTGCCACCTACCTTCCTGATTCATTGCGAACTTATGTGTCAGACCCACTGTTCGACAGCCTGAACGCAGGCACCTACTTTGTGGCTGTGCGCGATGCCAACGGATGTACCGATGAAGATGTAGCTACCATTAGCCTGGTAAGCTTACAAGTAGAACTGGAATTTACCTGTGCCTATATTAATGGTCCACTGATTGAAATCAGTATTCTCAATGGTTCGGCACCCATTGCAGTTTTAGACAGCAACCTGTCTACTTCGGTTGTCAACCTCTACACCAATATCTTCGACAACCCCTATTACATGGCTGTCGATACCGGATGGCACAAAATACGGGTAAGCGATGCATTCCTCTATTTCGATACGACCCTCTATGTGACCTATCCAATTATCGATACTGTGTTGATAACTCCCAAAACCTGTTCGGCATTAGGTTTCGATGGCAATCCTACATGGGACGGTGCAGCTGAGGTAGTAGTGAATGGAGGCACAGCCAACAAGTTTTACAGACTCGATGTGCACAACCCGAGTGGTGTGCCAATTATAGGTTACCAAAACAACCACACAGGGATCTTTACTGATTTGGGCCAATACAATTGGTACAATGTGGTGGTTGTGGATGATCAGCTTTGTCAGGATTCAATCTCGTACCGCGATATACAAATGATGTATGCCCGCTATGTACAGGTATCTGGTCTTTACAACGATACCACAGTTTGTAAATACAACCAGCTTGAGTTGTTTGCCGGTTACAGTTATCCGACAGCATTCCCGACACAGAAATACAGCGTAAGCGCAACCTGGGCACCTGATACAGCTTTTATCGATTTCAACAACGATAACCGCACTCCATCGGCCACAGCCTTGATTTTAGAGGATTCGATCACCATTACCCTCCGCCTCGAGCAAACAGAAGTGGCAGAATGTATGCTAATAGACAGCATCAAAATTAAAACCTTTGAGGCGGTGGATATTCCATACTCACTCGGACAAAGTGCCGGCTTCGGAATCGATTCTGAAACCGGTGAAATTCTGGCTACAGTAGGGGCACAAATTAATGTAAGCATGGATTCTGCCTATTGGCATACGGATATACTCGAGGTATTACCCGACTCCCTGGTAAAAGGAAATAAGGTTAATCCTGTGTTCAACCCACCCAATGCGCCACATGAGTACACCATTTTTGCTCCAAATGATTCTACGGCATTTTTTGCCATTATGATTACCGAAGATGGTTGCTCTGAAACCGATACTATTATTATTGATGTGCGACCGGTGATTGAAAGCGATAGCCTCTACAATGTGTTTACCCCCAACGGTGATGGACATAACGATACCTGGGTAATTCCGCATGTACATTTATACACCGATGCTGAAGTAGAAATCTTTAATCGCTGGGGTCAGCTGGTGTATTACCGCAAAGGTTATGGATCGGATACCTCGAACGAGTGGGACGGCAAATCGATGAAAAATGGAAAAGAACTGCCATTAGGCACCTATTTCTTTATCATCAAACCGAACGATGGCCAAACCGAAACACTTACCGGTACAGTCACCATAATCAGGTAA